A single region of the Pseudomonadota bacterium genome encodes:
- a CDS encoding Uma2 family endonuclease, protein MSSPAAITQAPRVTWTYEDYRLMPDDGQRYEVIKGKLFVTPAPSTTHQRVSKRIQLALMLQIEERGLGQVYNAPVDLIFSNTTTVQPDLLVVRKEREAFITERGIETAPDIVIEILSDSTRSTDRERKFKLYAERGVREYWIVDPHERTFELFVPGDTQYELHARFGPGDEVRSSVFAVTLQVDRVFRP, encoded by the coding sequence GTGTCTTCACCGGCGGCCATTACCCAGGCGCCTCGGGTCACGTGGACCTACGAGGACTATCGGCTCATGCCCGATGACGGGCAACGCTACGAGGTGATCAAGGGGAAGCTGTTCGTGACGCCAGCCCCAAGCACCACACACCAGAGGGTGTCAAAACGCATTCAGCTGGCACTCATGCTTCAGATCGAGGAGCGAGGACTCGGTCAAGTCTACAATGCGCCGGTAGACTTGATCTTCTCGAACACGACCACCGTCCAGCCGGACTTGCTGGTGGTTCGCAAGGAGCGGGAGGCGTTCATCACCGAGCGCGGGATTGAGACCGCGCCGGACATCGTGATCGAAATCCTGTCGGACAGCACCCGGAGCACCGATCGCGAGCGCAAGTTCAAGCTCTACGCCGAGCGAGGGGTGCGCGAGTACTGGATCGTCGACCCGCACGAGCGGACCTTCGAGTTGTTCGTACCCGGAGATACCCAGTACGAGCTGCATGCACGCTTCGGTCCCGGAGATGAGGTGCGCTCCAGCGTCTTTGCGGTCACGCTGCAAGTGGATCGGGTGTTTCGACCCTGA
- the ftsZ gene encoding cell division protein FtsZ, which yields MAISIDIADDADLQARIKVVGVGGGGGNALNTMINSGLEGVEFIAANTDVQALSTNLATTKLQLGTSLTRGLGAGGNPDMGRKSALEDVQRIADALQGTDMVFVTAGMGGGTGTGAAPVISQIARDQGALTVAVVTKPFMFEGRKRKRFADTGMEELIEAVDTIITIPNEKLLQFADDDRSLLDTFRRADDVLVQAVRGISDLILHSGMINVDFADVKTIMSSTGRALMGSGVGRGERRATDAAEMAINSPLLEDVSVDGATGILINFTTGLDIRLREINEAAGLIQQLANEDAHIIFGMVNDPDMTDLVKVTVIATGFDVEQAPADVHAARQDGFSLAHSTRRAQARSAQQARPADRGARPPTPSTYSRQRASEVNVPLGTEVESSPKAAPKRAFGPTALHDETVLDIPAYLRRSAGGETSGW from the coding sequence ATGGCAATCTCGATCGACATCGCAGATGACGCGGATCTGCAGGCTCGCATCAAGGTGGTAGGCGTTGGAGGTGGTGGCGGCAACGCGCTGAACACCATGATCAACAGTGGGCTTGAGGGGGTCGAGTTCATTGCCGCCAACACCGACGTTCAGGCACTGAGCACGAATCTCGCGACGACCAAGCTGCAGCTTGGGACGAGCTTGACGCGGGGTCTGGGCGCCGGAGGCAACCCGGACATGGGACGCAAGTCTGCGCTCGAGGACGTCCAGCGCATTGCCGACGCGCTTCAAGGCACCGACATGGTGTTCGTCACTGCGGGCATGGGGGGCGGCACGGGCACCGGCGCAGCACCCGTGATCTCGCAGATCGCCCGCGATCAGGGGGCGCTCACGGTGGCAGTGGTCACCAAGCCCTTCATGTTCGAGGGACGCAAGCGCAAGCGCTTCGCCGATACCGGCATGGAAGAGCTGATCGAGGCGGTGGACACCATCATCACCATTCCCAACGAGAAGCTGCTCCAGTTCGCGGACGACGATCGATCCTTGCTCGATACTTTCCGGCGCGCCGATGACGTGCTGGTGCAGGCAGTGCGCGGCATCAGCGATCTGATTCTGCACTCGGGCATGATCAACGTGGACTTCGCGGACGTCAAAACCATCATGAGCTCGACGGGTCGCGCTCTCATGGGGTCCGGCGTGGGTCGCGGCGAGCGCAGGGCCACGGACGCGGCCGAGATGGCGATCAACTCGCCGCTGCTAGAGGATGTGTCGGTGGATGGAGCCACCGGCATCCTCATCAACTTCACGACCGGCCTCGATATCCGCCTGCGGGAAATCAACGAGGCCGCCGGCTTGATACAGCAGCTGGCCAACGAGGACGCGCACATTATCTTCGGCATGGTCAACGATCCGGACATGACCGATCTGGTGAAGGTGACCGTGATCGCCACGGGCTTCGACGTGGAGCAGGCCCCCGCCGACGTGCACGCCGCGCGCCAGGACGGCTTCTCCCTGGCGCATTCGACCCGCAGAGCCCAGGCTCGCTCGGCGCAGCAGGCTCGACCAGCCGATCGGGGCGCCCGCCCGCCCACCCCGAGCACCTACAGCAGACAGCGGGCCAGCGAGGTGAACGTGCCGCTCGGAACCGAGGTCGAGAGTTCGCCAAAGGCAGCCCCGAAGCGTGCCTTCGGCCCGACGGCGCTGCACGACGAAACCGTGCTCGACATCCCCGCCTATCTGCGCAGAAGTGCCGGCGGCGAAACGAGCGGTTGGTAG
- the ftsA gene encoding cell division protein FtsA — MPEHELIAGLDIGTTKVCAIVAEQTEDGIDIIGIGSVPSRGLKKGVVVNIESTVQAIRSAIDQAETMAGCEIGTVYAGIAGSHVRGMNKEGVAAISEREVSEQDVQRVLEQSKAIPLPGDRQVLHVLPQEYIVDEQDGIREPVGISGVRLEARVHLVTAANASVQNIIKCCQRCDLDVAEVVLEPIASAEAALSEDEKEIGAVLIDIGGGTTDVIIFINGAVVHTSVIPIGGINLTNDVATGLRTPIAEAERIKIKYGCADSSMIDEEETIEVPSVGGRAPRSLPRQVLSNIVEPRMEEILSAIHHVIAETGYLEMLFSGAVITGGTTLLDGTCELAEKILGVPVRRGSPAGVGGLVDVVRSPAFATGVGLVKYGAGKVRETPGKELVVPIQSGWGLRLGSWLREVF, encoded by the coding sequence ATGCCGGAACACGAACTCATTGCGGGCTTGGATATCGGCACCACCAAGGTGTGCGCGATAGTGGCCGAGCAGACCGAGGACGGTATCGACATCATTGGCATCGGATCCGTCCCGTCCAGAGGGCTCAAGAAGGGGGTCGTGGTGAACATCGAATCCACGGTCCAGGCCATCCGATCCGCCATCGACCAGGCGGAAACGATGGCCGGCTGCGAAATCGGCACGGTCTACGCGGGCATCGCCGGCTCCCACGTACGGGGGATGAACAAGGAAGGAGTCGCCGCCATTTCCGAGCGCGAGGTCAGCGAACAAGACGTCCAGCGTGTCCTGGAGCAATCCAAGGCTATTCCGCTTCCAGGCGACCGGCAGGTACTGCATGTGCTGCCGCAGGAGTACATCGTCGACGAGCAAGACGGCATCCGAGAGCCCGTGGGCATCAGCGGCGTGCGGTTGGAGGCGAGGGTCCACCTCGTGACGGCGGCGAACGCAAGCGTGCAGAACATCATCAAGTGCTGCCAACGCTGCGATCTCGACGTGGCCGAGGTGGTGCTCGAGCCGATCGCGAGCGCCGAGGCAGCGCTCTCGGAGGACGAGAAGGAAATCGGTGCCGTGCTGATCGACATCGGCGGAGGCACCACGGACGTCATCATCTTCATCAATGGAGCGGTGGTGCATACCAGTGTGATCCCCATTGGTGGCATCAACCTGACCAACGATGTCGCCACGGGCTTGCGGACACCCATCGCCGAGGCCGAGCGCATCAAGATAAAGTACGGCTGCGCCGACTCGAGCATGATCGACGAGGAGGAGACCATCGAGGTGCCCTCGGTGGGCGGTCGCGCGCCACGCTCGCTGCCGCGCCAGGTCCTATCCAATATCGTCGAGCCGCGGATGGAGGAGATCCTCTCGGCGATCCACCACGTCATAGCGGAGACAGGCTACCTGGAGATGCTGTTTTCCGGCGCAGTGATCACGGGGGGCACGACGCTGCTGGACGGCACCTGCGAGCTCGCGGAGAAGATCCTGGGCGTGCCGGTGCGCCGAGGCTCGCCCGCCGGGGTTGGAGGCCTTGTGGACGTCGTGCGCAGTCCCGCCTTTGCGACCGGGGTCGGCTTGGTCAAGTACGGCGCCGGCAAGGTGCGCGAGACGCCGGGCAAAGAGCTGGTAGTGCCTATTCAATCCGGATGGGGGCTGCGCTTGGGCAGTTGGCTGAGAGAAGTGTTTTGA
- a CDS encoding FtsQ-type POTRA domain-containing protein, translating into MGLSRRRHARRRGTAAPSPPRRNRRKPNHPRKQAVSVPARVRWAQRRERLAAVGRRLRRPATVVGWGLAVAAVGCAVFASARFVEQYVRRSPHFRTDVIQVSGLRHLDRAGVLRTAGLEVGQNIFATSPEIAEERLRRHSWIASVEVRRRLPDSYRIRLREHRAVALLALEKTYLVADDGTVFKALGPGDPADLPPITGVDTQRLAKDPALRTSVLLNAVALLHDYREAGLWRRQPIAEIHIEPDRSLSLHVGDGPTHVRLGKRPFRRKLRRLRKVLDQLQRNERHAAYVYLDNQRRPDRVTVRLHQGN; encoded by the coding sequence ATGGGTTTGTCACGCCGGCGGCACGCGCGGCGGCGCGGGACGGCTGCGCCCTCGCCCCCGCGTCGCAATCGTCGCAAGCCCAACCATCCCCGCAAGCAAGCCGTGAGCGTGCCAGCGCGGGTGCGTTGGGCACAGCGGCGCGAGCGACTCGCCGCGGTTGGCCGGCGGCTGCGGCGGCCGGCAACCGTGGTGGGGTGGGGGCTCGCGGTGGCCGCGGTCGGCTGCGCGGTGTTCGCCTCGGCCAGGTTCGTAGAGCAGTATGTGCGCCGATCGCCGCACTTTCGCACCGACGTGATCCAGGTGTCGGGTCTCAGGCACCTCGATCGGGCCGGCGTGCTGCGAACGGCAGGCCTGGAAGTGGGGCAGAACATTTTCGCGACGTCACCCGAGATCGCGGAGGAGCGGCTGCGGCGTCATTCCTGGATCGCCTCGGTCGAGGTTCGTAGACGCCTGCCGGACAGCTACCGGATCCGGTTGCGAGAGCACCGGGCCGTGGCCCTGCTCGCGCTGGAAAAAACCTACCTGGTGGCGGACGACGGGACGGTGTTCAAAGCGCTAGGCCCAGGCGACCCGGCCGACCTGCCTCCCATCACAGGGGTCGACACCCAGCGCCTTGCCAAGGATCCTGCCCTCAGAACCTCGGTGCTGCTCAATGCAGTGGCCCTGCTTCACGACTACCGCGAGGCGGGGCTATGGCGCCGCCAGCCCATCGCCGAAATCCATATCGAGCCCGATCGCAGCCTGTCCCTTCATGTGGGGGACGGACCCACCCACGTGCGGCTTGGCAAGCGTCCCTTCCGCCGCAAGCTGCGCCGCCTGCGCAAGGTGCTCGACCAGCTGCAGCGGAACGAACGGCATGCAGCCTATGTCTACCTGGACAATCAACGTCGGCCCGACCGCGTCACTGTCAGGCTGCATCAGGGCAACTAG